The Candidatus Hydrogenedentota bacterium DNA window TTAATGGCTCCCAAGGGATTCACCTTGTATGTCTTCGGGGCGTGGAGCGTGGAGTGGATCTTAAAGGAAAAGGAATTCTGGCGTTACCTGAGTTTCGGTCTCTGTCATATCGGGATCCTTCACATCGGTTTCAACACGATGGCGCTGCTGCAAACGGGTCCCGTCATTGAGTCGCACATTGGCAAGGCACGGATGTTGGTCGTGATTACCGTCACTCAGATTACGGCTACCGCCGCCACCTTTGCGTGGTACCACCGTGTTGTGCAAAACGACGATATGATGACCGCAGGCGCGTCCGGCTGGCTGTTCGGGCTGATCGGTTTCGGCATTGCCTATTTCTGGGATCAGGTCGGCGCGGCCAGAGCGTATCGCGATGTGTTAGTCCGCTGGGCCATTTATGCACTCATCTTTGGCTATTTCATGGGTGCCAACAACGCCGCGCACGTCGGCGGTCTCATCGGCGGGCTGGCACTCGGAATTATTCGAGAACCCAATGCGCGTACCGCAAAGGCCGCCTCGCGCATTTGGAACATCGCAGCGGCGATCTCGCTGTGCCTGTGGATTGTGACCTTGGTCTACATGACCGATTCGATCATCTCTAATTGGACACCGGGCGGTATACCTCCCCGATCGTTAGAGTAAGGGGTTTGAAGGAGATTCGTTTCTGTGAACACCGCTCCCCCAGACGTGCTGGCGAAGCCCTTGACCCTCCCCTGCGGAGTTGTCCTGCCCAACCGGTTGGCCAAGGCCGCCATGACCGAACAAATGGCCGGCAACGACAACGCCCCCAATGAGCGTATTGTGCGGTTGTACCAGCGATGGTCAGATAGCGGCGCGGGGTTGCTTATCACGGGCAACGTCATGGTGGACCGGCGTTACCTGGAGCATTCGCGAAACGTCGTCGTCGAAGATGAACGTGACATGAATCTGTTGCGACGTTGGGCTGAGGCCGCAACCCAAAGTGGCGCACACGCATGGGTTCAGGTCAGCCACGCGGGCCGTCAATGCCCCAAGAAGGTTACCCGCTATCCGATTGGCCCTTCCGAGGTGCGCGTCAAAGGATTGGAGTCGATCATCGCCAAGCCGCGCGCAATGACCGGAGCGGAGATCGAAGGCACTATCGCACGGTACGCGCGAACTGCCGGCATTGTTAAGGAGGCCGGATTCACGGGTGTGCAAGTACACGGCGCACACGGCTATTTGATTAGCCAGTTCCTGTCGCCCATTGCCAACCAACGCACCGACCAATGGGGCGGCTCGCTGGAAAACCGCATGCGCTTTCTACTGGAGGTAATCCGGGCGGTGCGAGAGACCGTCGGACCCGGTTATCCCATCGGACTCAAACTGAACTCGGCCGACTTTCAACGCGGAGGATTCTCCGAAGAGGAGTCTATGCAAGTGGTGCAAGCCGCCGAAAGCGCCGGTATCGACCTCCTCGAAATCTCCGGCGGCAATTACGAGAACCCCGCGTTCGTTGCCATCGCGGAGAGTACGCGCCGCCGCGAAGCCTTCTTCCTCGACTACGCGGAGAAAGTGCGCAGGCTTGTGAAGCTTCCTCTGATGTTGACGGGCGGATTCCGTACCGCCGCCGCCATGAGCGACGCTATCGATTCAGGCGCCATTGACGTTGTAGGCTTGGCACGCCCTATCGCCGTGGAACCTGACCTGCCAAGGCGGCTGCTGTCCGGCGAAGCCACCGGCGCCGTCCCCATCACGATTCGCCTCGGCGTGAAGCTGCTGGACGATATGATGCAAAGCTTCTGGTTCAACCAGCAGATGCAACGCATGGCCGACGGGCTTGCCCCCGATCCGAACCGAGGCAAACTCCCCACCTTCTTGGTGGGAGCCCGCGACAATCTTCTCTGGAATCCATTCAAACGCGACCGGGCCGCTCCCCATGCCTAAGAACTCCGGCATCAACTTGCGCGAATTCAACCGCATCGTTTTCTTCACCGGCGCGGGGCTCTCTGCAGAAAGCGGCATCCCCACGTACCGCGGCCAGGGCGGCATCTGGAATCAGTACCGGTACGAGGAATACGCGTGCCAGCGCGCGTTCGACGCAGACCCCGAGAAGGTGTGGGACTTCCACGACATCCGCCGCGCGCGGGTTGCCGCGTGCGAACCCAACGCAGGACACGCGATCATCGCTGCCATCCAGAAGGCCAAACCCGATACCGTGGTCATTACTCAAAACATCGATGGCCTCCACCAACGCGCCGGGTGTTCATCTGTCATCGAACTACACGGCAGCCTATGGCGAATTCGTTGTTCTCGGGAAGGCGCCGTGGTGTTCAACGACGAGACGCCGCTGCAATCGCGTACGTGTACGTGCGGCGCGTACTGGCGCCCAGACATTGTGTGGTTCGAGGACTCGCTCGATCCCGCGAATCTTGAAGCGGCGGCGCACGCGCTTGAAGCGTGCGATATCCTGGTTAGCGTGGGCACATCCGGTGTCGTGTATCCGGCGGCGGCTCTGCCGCGAATTGCTTCCGAACGGGGAGCGGTTACCGTTGAGATCAACCTTGAAGACACAGCGGCGAGTCATCAATACCAGCATCGGCTAAGAGGGAAAGCGTCCGAGCTCTTGACGCAACTCTGGAACAGCGCCTGACCAAGTCCCCCGCGCTACGGTGTGGCGGCGCATTGCCGCACATGACCCTAGCGACACCTGTGGGAACTACTTCGCCGCCGCGGTTTGGTCCAGGACCTTTCGAATCTCCTGCGCAAGGCTCGCAGGGCGGAACGGCTTCAACAGCACGGAACTGACGCCGGCGCCCAACAACGTATGCGACACGAGTTCTTCTTCGAACCCGGTGCAAATGATGATCTTCATGTCGGGGCGCGCCTTCTTGAGCAGCGGGAACGCTTCCGCGCCACCCATTACGGGCATGGCCATGTCGAGCAGGCACATATGAATCGTGCCCTCGTACCGCTTCGCGATATCGATGGCTTCTTGTCCATTGTTTGCGGAGAGCACGCGGTACCCCAACCGTCCCAACGTCTCGACAATCACGTCGAGCAACATACGCTCGTCGTCGGCCACGAGAATCGTCTCGCCACCCTTCGGGAGTTCGGATACGGGTTTCGCCGTCGACTCGAATGCCGACTCGATGGCTG harbors:
- a CDS encoding rhomboid family intramembrane serine protease, whose translation is MPEESRILAILAKLGVNTTRIRWRMYQWEKRWKGFTPEKAVPVQLRWMRWPHKTCMHCGALVDREARACPKCGGRMPSMISYRIMRILGILSPEGSPVTIGAFLFLMWLFFGLGLLMQGASFLMAPKGFTLYVFGAWSVEWILKEKEFWRYLSFGLCHIGILHIGFNTMALLQTGPVIESHIGKARMLVVITVTQITATAATFAWYHRVVQNDDMMTAGASGWLFGLIGFGIAYFWDQVGAARAYRDVLVRWAIYALIFGYFMGANNAAHVGGLIGGLALGIIREPNARTAKAASRIWNIAAAISLCLWIVTLVYMTDSIISNWTPGGIPPRSLE
- a CDS encoding NADH:flavin oxidoreductase/NADH oxidase family protein, yielding MNTAPPDVLAKPLTLPCGVVLPNRLAKAAMTEQMAGNDNAPNERIVRLYQRWSDSGAGLLITGNVMVDRRYLEHSRNVVVEDERDMNLLRRWAEAATQSGAHAWVQVSHAGRQCPKKVTRYPIGPSEVRVKGLESIIAKPRAMTGAEIEGTIARYARTAGIVKEAGFTGVQVHGAHGYLISQFLSPIANQRTDQWGGSLENRMRFLLEVIRAVRETVGPGYPIGLKLNSADFQRGGFSEEESMQVVQAAESAGIDLLEISGGNYENPAFVAIAESTRRREAFFLDYAEKVRRLVKLPLMLTGGFRTAAAMSDAIDSGAIDVVGLARPIAVEPDLPRRLLSGEATGAVPITIRLGVKLLDDMMQSFWFNQQMQRMADGLAPDPNRGKLPTFLVGARDNLLWNPFKRDRAAPHA
- a CDS encoding NAD-dependent deacylase, coding for MPKNSGINLREFNRIVFFTGAGLSAESGIPTYRGQGGIWNQYRYEEYACQRAFDADPEKVWDFHDIRRARVAACEPNAGHAIIAAIQKAKPDTVVITQNIDGLHQRAGCSSVIELHGSLWRIRCSREGAVVFNDETPLQSRTCTCGAYWRPDIVWFEDSLDPANLEAAAHALEACDILVSVGTSGVVYPAAALPRIASERGAVTVEINLEDTAASHQYQHRLRGKASELLTQLWNSA